A DNA window from Phragmites australis chromosome 11, lpPhrAust1.1, whole genome shotgun sequence contains the following coding sequences:
- the LOC133885555 gene encoding myb family transcription factor PHL7-like isoform X1 — translation MERMDWSIHMMYHAKNFSVPFAPQRAQNSEHVSSIGAIGGSNISNPVHPVGSGKQRLRWTSDLHNRFVDAIAQLGGPDRATPKGVLTVMGVPGITIYHVKSHLQKYRLAKYIPESPAEGSKDEKKDSSDSLSNTDSAPGLQINEALKMQMEVQKRLHEQLEVQRQLQLRIEAQGKYLQMIIEEQQKLGGSIKASDASEDQKLSHSPPSLDDYPDNVQPSPKKPRMDEPSPDSTRDITQPEFESHLIGPWDQEICGKNICGVAFPVD, via the exons ATGGAAAGGATGGATTGGAG CATTCACATGATGTATCATGCTAAGAATTTTTCTGTGCCCTTCGCTCCGCAGAGGGCTCAGAATAGTGAGCATGTAAGTAGTATTGGAGCTATCGGTGGATCCAACATAAGCAACCCTGTTCATCCTGTAGGAAGTGGCAAACAACGCCTTCGATGGACTTCAGATCTCCATAATCGCTTTGTGGATGCCATTGCGCAGCTTGGTGGACCAGATA GAGCAACACCTAAAGGGGTGCTCACTGTAATGGGCGTACCAGGGATCACAATTTATCACGTAAAGAGTCATTTGCAG AAGTATCGCCTTGCCAAGTATATACCGGAATCTCCTGCCGAAG GTTCAAAGGACGAAAAAAAGGATTCAAGCGATTCCCTATCCAACACAGATTCTGCACC AGGATTACAAATCAATGAAGCACTGAAGATGCAAATGGAGGTTCAGAAGCGACTTCATGAACAGCTCGAG GTTCAAAGGCAACTGCAGCTGAGAATTGAAGCGCAAGGGAAATACTTGCAGATGATCATAGAGGAGCAACAGAAGCTTGGTGGATCAATTAAAGCTTCTGATGCTTCTGAGGATCAGAAACTTTCGCATTCACCTCCAAGCTTAGATGACTACCCAGACAATGTGCAGCCTTCTCCCAAGAAACCAAGGATGGATGAGCCGTCACCAGATTCTACGCGGGACATCACACAACCAGAATTTGAGTCACATTTGATCGGTCCGTGGGATCAAGAAATCTGTGGGAAAAACATATGTGGTGTTGCATTCCCAGTGGATTAG
- the LOC133885555 gene encoding myb family transcription factor PHL7-like isoform X2, with product MMYHAKNFSVPFAPQRAQNSEHVSSIGAIGGSNISNPVHPVGSGKQRLRWTSDLHNRFVDAIAQLGGPDRATPKGVLTVMGVPGITIYHVKSHLQKYRLAKYIPESPAEGSKDEKKDSSDSLSNTDSAPGLQINEALKMQMEVQKRLHEQLEVQRQLQLRIEAQGKYLQMIIEEQQKLGGSIKASDASEDQKLSHSPPSLDDYPDNVQPSPKKPRMDEPSPDSTRDITQPEFESHLIGPWDQEICGKNICGVAFPVD from the exons ATGATGTATCATGCTAAGAATTTTTCTGTGCCCTTCGCTCCGCAGAGGGCTCAGAATAGTGAGCATGTAAGTAGTATTGGAGCTATCGGTGGATCCAACATAAGCAACCCTGTTCATCCTGTAGGAAGTGGCAAACAACGCCTTCGATGGACTTCAGATCTCCATAATCGCTTTGTGGATGCCATTGCGCAGCTTGGTGGACCAGATA GAGCAACACCTAAAGGGGTGCTCACTGTAATGGGCGTACCAGGGATCACAATTTATCACGTAAAGAGTCATTTGCAG AAGTATCGCCTTGCCAAGTATATACCGGAATCTCCTGCCGAAG GTTCAAAGGACGAAAAAAAGGATTCAAGCGATTCCCTATCCAACACAGATTCTGCACC AGGATTACAAATCAATGAAGCACTGAAGATGCAAATGGAGGTTCAGAAGCGACTTCATGAACAGCTCGAG GTTCAAAGGCAACTGCAGCTGAGAATTGAAGCGCAAGGGAAATACTTGCAGATGATCATAGAGGAGCAACAGAAGCTTGGTGGATCAATTAAAGCTTCTGATGCTTCTGAGGATCAGAAACTTTCGCATTCACCTCCAAGCTTAGATGACTACCCAGACAATGTGCAGCCTTCTCCCAAGAAACCAAGGATGGATGAGCCGTCACCAGATTCTACGCGGGACATCACACAACCAGAATTTGAGTCACATTTGATCGGTCCGTGGGATCAAGAAATCTGTGGGAAAAACATATGTGGTGTTGCATTCCCAGTGGATTAG